The DNA segment GCACCAAAGGAAGAGCCTACGGACTTGAACTGATGGTGAAGAAACAGAATGGTAAGCTGAATGGCTGGATCAGTTATACCTACTCCCGCATACAGTTACAGATGGATGACCCCACTTCCGGAGAGATTATTAACCGCGGAGAATATTATCCGGCCAATTACGATAAACCACATGATGTAACGATGGTGAGCAATTACCGGTTCACCCACCGCTTCAGCATTTCCCTGAATGCCACGTACAGTACCGGCCGCCCGGTGACTTTACCGATTGGCCGTTATTATTATGGCGGTTCCTGGCGGGCACTGTATTCGGACAGGAATGCTTACCGTATCCCTGATTATTTCCGTACTGATTTTGCCATGATCGTGGAAGGCAATCATAAGGTAAAACAGAAGACCCATAATTCATGGACATTCGGATTGTATAATTTAACCGGCAGGAAGAATCCCTATTCTGTGTATTTCGTTTCCGAGAACGGAAGTGTGAATGGCTATAAGCTCTCCATTTTCGGAAGCATTATTCCTTTTGTTAATTACAATATTCGTTTCTAAATATTACGGGCATGAAAAAGCTTTTTTATAGTTGTGTGGTGGTGTTACTGGTGATGAGTTGCAAGGAGCAATTTGATCCGCCTGTCACCGCGCCTGTCAATGGCTACCTGGTCGTGGACGGCATTATTAATAGTGGAACAGGGTCTACCAATATCAGGCTGTCGCGCACGGTAAACCTGGCCGACAGCGCGCGGATGAATAATGAGCGGAATGCCCTGGTGCGGGTAGAAGGGGAAGACAACAGCAGTTATCCGCTGGCCGAGGTAGCGCAGGGATTGTACAGCCATCCCCAGTTATCCCTTAGCAGGAATGTGAAGTACCGCCTTTATATTAAGACCTCAGATGGCAAAGAGTATGTATCTGATTATTCCAGGGTTATCCCAACTCCGCCTATTGACAGTATCCGCTGGGAGCAGCCAGGCGATCTGCAGTTGTATATTAATACCCACGACCCATTAAATAAGACGCTGTATTACCGCTGGGAATGGGAAGAGACCTGGGAGTTCCATTCTGCTTTCACCACCCAGCTTGAATATGCGTATGGCAGGCCCGGAGAGATTACCGGCATCAAATACAGGTTTCCTAACCAGAATCATGATCTGAGCAAGTATTACTGCTGGAAACATGGTAGCTCTACCAACCTGATCATTGGCTCATCGGCCAAGCTGAGCAGGGACAGTATTGACCTTCCCCTTCATTTTATTCCACGGGGATCCGTGAAATTAAGTGTACTATATAGTATTAAAGTAAAACAATATGCTGTAAGCAGGGAAGGGTATGATTTCCTGCAAAGAATGAAGAAGAATACGGAGCAAACAGGCACCTTGTTCGACGCACAGCCTTCGGAGCTGGTGGGCAATATACATGCTAAGAACAACCCTAATGAGATCGTGATCGGCTTTGTAGATGTAGCTGACCAGCAGGAAAAGAGGATCTTTATCCGGGCCAGCGAAATGAACAACTGGGGATACCGCACCGGCTGCACAGAACTCATAGTGCCGAATGTCCTGGACAGCATTCTTGCCTACAGTTACCTGATGCCTACCTCTGTAGAGGAAATGACGCCATTCGGAGACATTCTTTCATACAGGGGTTCCGGACCTACCTGCGTAGATTGTACGCTTACCGGTACGAATGTGCGTCCTTCGTTCTGGCCTTAATGAATGTATACACGAGTATAATTTAAAATATAATGATGCTTCCGACATCACGCATGATAACAAAACAAGGATGGCTATTACTGATGGCCTGCCTGCTGTTGGGCAGCATGGATACAGCCGCCCAGGATTTTACGCAGGCCATCCATACCCGGTTTGACGAGTACCGGAAAACGGCTTTGACTGAAAAAGTATACGTCCATACAGATAAACGCTTTTACCTGGCCGGTGAGCTATTATGGTTCAAAGTATATTATGTTGACGGCAGTTTCCATAGGCCATTTGACCTGAGCAAGGTGGCTTATGCAGAGCTGCTGGATAAGGACAATAAACCGGTGATGCAGGCTAAGGTAGCATTGAAAACGGGTCATGGCAATGGTTCTTTTTATATCCCGTCTTCTATTAATACGGGGCAGTATACGTTAAGGGCCTATACGAACTGGATGAAAAATTTTGGGCCTGATTATTTTTTTGAACAACCTGTCACTATTGTCAACTCCCTGAAACCTCTGCCCCCGTCCACGGCCGATACCGGTAACCGCATTGCAGCCAAATTTTTCCCGGAAGGAGGCAATCTGGTAAAAGGCATTAACAGTAAGGTGGCTTTCCAGGTTACTGATCAATATGGCAAAGGGATTGGTTTTACCGGTACACTCAGCAACCAGCGCAATGAGGTGGTATTGCAATTCAAGCCGGAGCAATTTGGCATTGGTCATTTCCTGTTTACCCCGGTGGCAGGCGACAGCTATACAGCAACGATCACCGCTGATAACGGCAGCACAATTATCCGTGCATTACCGGTTATTCATGAGCAGGGATATGTAATGCAATTACAGGAGGAAGCCAATGGACAGTTGCAGATCAGTGTGCGCTCCAATATGCCTGCAGGAGCAGAAGAGGTCTTTTTGTTTGCCCATAGCCGGCAGGTGATCAAAGTAGCCGCCAGGCAATCCATCGTAAATGGT comes from the Paraflavitalea devenefica genome and includes:
- a CDS encoding DUF4249 domain-containing protein, with the protein product MKKLFYSCVVVLLVMSCKEQFDPPVTAPVNGYLVVDGIINSGTGSTNIRLSRTVNLADSARMNNERNALVRVEGEDNSSYPLAEVAQGLYSHPQLSLSRNVKYRLYIKTSDGKEYVSDYSRVIPTPPIDSIRWEQPGDLQLYINTHDPLNKTLYYRWEWEETWEFHSAFTTQLEYAYGRPGEITGIKYRFPNQNHDLSKYYCWKHGSSTNLIIGSSAKLSRDSIDLPLHFIPRGSVKLSVLYSIKVKQYAVSREGYDFLQRMKKNTEQTGTLFDAQPSELVGNIHAKNNPNEIVIGFVDVADQQEKRIFIRASEMNNWGYRTGCTELIVPNVLDSILAYSYLMPTSVEEMTPFGDILSYRGSGPTCVDCTLTGTNVRPSFWP